The following proteins come from a genomic window of Miscanthus floridulus cultivar M001 chromosome 2, ASM1932011v1, whole genome shotgun sequence:
- the LOC136540761 gene encoding transcription factor bHLH57-like isoform X1, protein MMCLSCSPSGDGVATTVAVMEQWADKQQQQQQAVSTSTAAAAAQMPFLALLQGAGVVVEAEDQQQQQQHDGRKRHVFARAVSDLDLLESCVTQVVAPAAAASAPVASRTERRRKRPRPRARAAPPPEKRRKPEEAESQRMTHIAVERNRRRLMNDHLASLRSLIPSSYIPRGDQATVVGGAIDYVKQLEQQLVALQAAAAARRGGTGAAAAVATAASDGVFVSPQYASYSDSSRGGLGAGVDVEATAAVGRHVRVRVAGRRWPGRLVRAVAALEDLRLAVLHLAVTSVGHDAVVYCFNLKMEEGCEVATADEVATVVYQIFAYAAGACC, encoded by the exons ATGATGTGCCTTTCTTGCTCCCCTTCCGGCGATGGCGTGGCGACGACGGTGGCGGTAATGGAACAGTGGGcggacaagcagcagcagcagcagcaggcggtcAGCACCAGCACCGCGGCCGCTGCGGCGCAGATGCCCTTTCTGGCGCTGCTCCAGGGCGCGGGAGTCGTGGTGGAGGCGGaggaccagcagcagcagcagcagcatgacgGGCGCAAGCGGCACGTCTTCGCGCGAGCCGTCTCCGACCTCGACCTGCTCGAGAGCTGCGTCACGCAGGTGGTGGctcccgcggcggcggcgtctgCGCCCGTGGCCAGCAGGACCGAGAGGCGGAGGAAGCGGCCGAGGCCCCGcgcgcgcgccgcgccgccgccggagaaGCGCAGGAAGCCCGAGGAGGCCGAGAGCCAGCGGATGACGCACATCGCCGTGGAGCGCAACCGGCGGCGCCTCATGAACGACCACCTCGCCTCGCTCCGCTCCCTCATCCCCTCCAGCTACATCCCCCGC GGCGACCAGGCGACAGTGGTGGGTGGCGCGATCGACTACGTGAAGCAACTAGAGCAGCAGCTGGTGGCGCTGCAGGCGGCTGCGGCCGCGCGTCGCGGTGGTACCGGCGCCGCGGCCGCGGTGGCCACGGCCGCGTCGGACGGCGTGTTCGTGTCCCCGCAGTACGCGAGCTACTCGGACTCGTCGCGCGGCGGCCTCGGCGCTGGCGTGGACGTGGAGGCGACGGCCGCGGTGGGCAGGCACGTGCGCGTGCGCGTCGCGGGGAGGCGGTGGCCCGGGCGGCTCGTCCGCGCCGTCGCCGCGCTCGAGGACCTCCGCCTCGCGGTCTTACACCTCGCCGTCACCTCCGTCGGACATGACGCCGTCGTGTACTGCTTCAACCTTAAG ATGGAGGAAGGGTGCGAGGTGGCGACGGCGGACGAGGTAGCGACGGTGGTGTACCAGATCTTCGCCTACGCCGCCGGCGCATGCTGCTGA
- the LOC136540761 gene encoding transcription factor bHLH57-like isoform X2, with translation MERMQLQLQLQGPIASSLWADKQQQQQQAVSTSTAAAAAQMPFLALLQGAGVVVEAEDQQQQQQHDGRKRHVFARAVSDLDLLESCVTQVVAPAAAASAPVASRTERRRKRPRPRARAAPPPEKRRKPEEAESQRMTHIAVERNRRRLMNDHLASLRSLIPSSYIPRGDQATVVGGAIDYVKQLEQQLVALQAAAAARRGGTGAAAAVATAASDGVFVSPQYASYSDSSRGGLGAGVDVEATAAVGRHVRVRVAGRRWPGRLVRAVAALEDLRLAVLHLAVTSVGHDAVVYCFNLKMEEGCEVATADEVATVVYQIFAYAAGACC, from the exons ATGGAGAggatgcagctgcagctgcagctgcaaggGCCCATCGCCTCTTCGCTG TGGGcggacaagcagcagcagcagcagcaggcggtcAGCACCAGCACCGCGGCCGCTGCGGCGCAGATGCCCTTTCTGGCGCTGCTCCAGGGCGCGGGAGTCGTGGTGGAGGCGGaggaccagcagcagcagcagcagcatgacgGGCGCAAGCGGCACGTCTTCGCGCGAGCCGTCTCCGACCTCGACCTGCTCGAGAGCTGCGTCACGCAGGTGGTGGctcccgcggcggcggcgtctgCGCCCGTGGCCAGCAGGACCGAGAGGCGGAGGAAGCGGCCGAGGCCCCGcgcgcgcgccgcgccgccgccggagaaGCGCAGGAAGCCCGAGGAGGCCGAGAGCCAGCGGATGACGCACATCGCCGTGGAGCGCAACCGGCGGCGCCTCATGAACGACCACCTCGCCTCGCTCCGCTCCCTCATCCCCTCCAGCTACATCCCCCGC GGCGACCAGGCGACAGTGGTGGGTGGCGCGATCGACTACGTGAAGCAACTAGAGCAGCAGCTGGTGGCGCTGCAGGCGGCTGCGGCCGCGCGTCGCGGTGGTACCGGCGCCGCGGCCGCGGTGGCCACGGCCGCGTCGGACGGCGTGTTCGTGTCCCCGCAGTACGCGAGCTACTCGGACTCGTCGCGCGGCGGCCTCGGCGCTGGCGTGGACGTGGAGGCGACGGCCGCGGTGGGCAGGCACGTGCGCGTGCGCGTCGCGGGGAGGCGGTGGCCCGGGCGGCTCGTCCGCGCCGTCGCCGCGCTCGAGGACCTCCGCCTCGCGGTCTTACACCTCGCCGTCACCTCCGTCGGACATGACGCCGTCGTGTACTGCTTCAACCTTAAG ATGGAGGAAGGGTGCGAGGTGGCGACGGCGGACGAGGTAGCGACGGTGGTGTACCAGATCTTCGCCTACGCCGCCGGCGCATGCTGCTGA